Genomic window (Ranitomeya variabilis isolate aRanVar5 chromosome 8, aRanVar5.hap1, whole genome shotgun sequence):
tGCTGCGgaatcacagcagttttccatgcggtgtacagtaccatgtaaacctatggaaaacaaaatgcgcagtgcccatgctgtggaaaatacagcgtggaaaagctgcattgtattttctgcagcatgtcaattctttgtgcagattccgcagcgttttacacctgttcctttataggaatccgcaggtgaaatccgcacaaaaaaacgctagaaATCCGCTGGTAATCCGcaaggtaaaatgcagtgcgttttacctgcggattattaaaaaactgagcggaaaaatccgaacagaaatccgcaacgtgtgcacatagcctgaatgtgTCAGCATTCTGCTCATGCACCAGGAGGCACAGGATGAACGGGGTGAGACTACATGGGCTGCAATCGTTAGGGGAGGGGATCTGAGGTTGGTGGTGGTCCGCACCTGAGTCAAGATATCTAGTTGTCCCACGATGTGCTCCAGGGTGTTGGCGACATTCTTCATGGTATAGCTGTCAGATTGGGGTCCGGGTGGGCCGAGGCTGCCCAAGTTCTCCTCAGTCACAGTGGGCTGGGAACACAATGGAAATAACGTAATAATGGACGCTGTCTGCAACGCAAACACCAGTGAGTAAAGGTCAATGCCAGGTCCATGAATTCTCACTCCCCGATGATGGCGGCGCGTCCCTGGGGGTGAAGCAGAGCCCTGGTATAATGCTCAGCCTTACCTGCTCCTGTGCAGGGTGTGGGGGGTGAAGAGGGGCGCTGCTCGCCTTGGCGTCTGCGCCATTCATGAAAATGTCTCTTCTTTTCTGCTTCAGCACATCGCTGTACGTAGAGGAATCAAAGTTTGTTTTCCAGACCATGATCTAGAAGGAGAAAGGGAGGAATTGTGAGCGGCGGCAGCCTGACCTCGTCCTCCCCTGTGAGAGCGGCACTaatcatggctccccctggtgtaaGCGGCGGCAGCCTGACCTCGTCCTCCCCTGTGAGAGCGGCACACGGGCACTAATCATGGCTCCCCCCCGGTGTGAGTGACGGCAGCCTGACCACCTCCTCCCCGGTGTGAGAGGCACACGGGCACTAATCATGGCTCCCCCCGGTGTGAGTGGCGGCAGCCTGACCACCTCCTCCCCGGTGTGAGAGGCACACTGGCCACTGGCACTAATCATGGCTCCCCCCCAGTGTGAGTGGGGGCAGCCTGACCACCTCCTCCCTGGTGTGAGAGGCACACGGGCACTAATCATGGCTCCCTTTGGTGTAAGCGGCGGCAGCCTGACCTCGTCCTCCCCTGTGAGAGCGGCACACGGGCACGAATCATGGCTCCCCCCCGGTGTGAGTGGGGGCAGCCTGACCACCTCCTCCCCGGTGTGAGCGGCACACAGGCGGTAATCATGGCTCCCCCCCGGTGTGAGTGGCGGCAGCCTGACCATCTCCTCCCCGGTGTGAGAGGCACACTGGCCACTGGCACTAATCATGGCTCCCCCCCAGTGTGAGTGGGGGCAGCCTAACCACCTCTTCCCCCGTTGGGAGCGGCACACCAGCACTCATCGTGGCTCCTCGAGTTCATGTGTATTGCACTCACTTGCTCATCGGAGCCTCCAGAAGCGAAGAACTGTCCTTCTCTGGAGAACTTGACACAAGTCACCGCCCCCTGCAAAATGGAAATAAGTTCTCAGTCACTGACAGCAGGCAGAGatcctgacagcaagcagagatcctggcAGCAAGCAGAGCTCGTGACTACAGGACAGAATACACCCACCCAGTACATGAGTAGTGTATCCATTGCACACTGAGTGTAGCGTAGTCCCGGTATATGGCGTATACTCGCCTGGTGACCGTGCAGCGTGTACAGCAGCCGCCCCTCCAGGAGGTCCAGGATCTTCAGGGTGGAGTCATTGGAGGAGGTGATCAGGTAATTACCGGACGGGTGGAAGGAGAGCGAGTTCACCGCCGCGCTGTGCACTGCAAGACACAGAGCAGAGGGGCCGTCGTCACATGACCCTGACCAGAGGGGCCGCACAAACCTTAACACAGAGCCCCCGACTCACACCCACTGGCCCCACATCAGCAGTGAGCAGTGGACGGGTCACCTGCTGCCCAGGCCTGCAAATCTTTGGGGCACCCTGTTATGGCAGCCATATTGGCTGGTGGAGCCCTAGAGGCAGCATCTTTGTGACTGTCCCTTACTAATGTCCAATAGTCCAGAATCCGTCTGATCTGTAACCTGTGTCCGGTGTGAAACTACAACTCTCATCATGCCAGTAAAGCGGCAGAGTCTCTGGGCATGCTGGGGATTACACCGTCACATTCACCCGGCGTCTGTCCGCATCACAGTGACTCAGCGAAAGCCACGCTAGTATTgcccctatctgaggaagccactatggcgaaacggcgctgtcggggttactAATGGTTACTCGGAGCAGGATTCATACTTATGTAAGTAAACAGGATATTTGGCTGCAATTGTTTTTTCTGTTACCACTATTGAAATTTATATATATGACACCAATACGAGTATTGCCCTATCTATTGCCTGCATTAAAATACTATATGTGCGGCAAGATATCATTGAGGCGTAGTTTGTATTTGAATATGGTGAAAAAGTTTCTGCCCAGCAATATGTTCTGCCTTTATAGACCCTTGTATGAGTCATATTGCAGATTTTGAATATGTATTGCAATTAGCAGTAATGTGGGACAGTGTTTTGCAGCAGTGCTAATGAATATGTCTTGCTCTGTATGCCATTGGTATTTTATGAGTCTCCTAGTTTTGTTTTTTATGTAtgtttaaataaagtatatatgcaatttttatacatttgcctatgcctctttttcacctgcaatTGGTGTGGTGTTTGTGTATTTACAATTGGTTTCTGAGGTGGCTAGTCCACGATTGGATTTTTGGTTATGTATAAAACACATTCACCCGGCGTCTGTCCGCATCACAGTGACTCAGCGAAAGCCACGCTAGTATTGTGCCCTTAACTGAGCCGCCGGATCACTGTGCACACAGAGCACTACTTAAAGGGCCGGTAACGTCCTCTGTAGCGCTATAACATGTAATATCTCAAGTCtgaattactgctctagataataagaaaaaatagagATGCTTAATGCACAAtgtggccaattcatgtgagcccggCAGCCAGCGACAAGGCGATCTCCGATTGCTGggacctaatgtgaatcctcttctAGGCTGAAGTCTGTATTTATTCACATTAGGTCCCAGCTACAGGCGATCGCCTTATCGCAGCGGCCGGGCTCACATGAATTGACCAAATTATGCGCTAAACATCTCCATTTTTCATATTTAGAGCAgtaattcatatttcatatatttcacgttTCCATGTTATAGCGTTACAGAGCGCAGATTTATTTGTTAATTAAGAATCAGTAATACAAGCGCAAAAAACAGAGGGGCCCTCGCTGTAGGAATACAGAGGGATCCTGgctggaggaggaggaaaaactgAGGGTCGCTGGCTGTAGGAGGGGGATACAGAGGGGTCCACGCTGTAGGAGGGGGGGATATAGAGGGGTCCACGCTGTAGGAGGGGGGATATAGAGGGGTCCACGCTGTAGGAGGGGGGATATAGAGGGGTCCACGCTGTAGGAGGGGGGGATATAGAGGGGTCCACGCTGTAGCAGGGGCGATAAAGAGGGGCCCACGCTATAGGAGAGGGAATACAGAGGGTCCACGCTGTAGGAGGGGGGATATAGAGGGGTCCACGCTGTAGCAGGGAGAATACAGAGGGTTCACGCTGTAGCAGGGGGAATACAGAGGGTTCACGCTGTAGCAGGGGGAATAAAGAGGGGTCCACACTGTAGCAGGGAGAATACAGAGGGGTCCACACTGTAGCAGGGACGATAAAGAGGGGCCCACGCTGTAGGACAATACCTTGGTAATGCTGGATGAGTTTGTTCATCCGGATATCCCAAACCTTCACGGTGTTGTCAGTGGCCGCAGCCGCCACGCACGTCCCGCTGGGGTGAAAGTCCACGAAATTCACGAACCTGGAGCACGAAGCACACGAGCCCCCCACTTGTCAGCATGGAGATTCCACAAACGGCAATAACCCACCATTGCTAATAAAGCTGAGTGAGACGCATCCCCAGGAGCGGCCTCTGGAGGGCGACGTTCTAGGGATCTCTATATTATATGAAATATGCACAAAGCCCAGTGCCTCACAGGGACAGAGGAGGATCCTAAACTCCTCACTGATGCAGTATCTCTGCTTGCCGTCAGTGAATAGGAACATTCTTGTTTATACCTACAGGCCCCATACTTCCTGCAGCTGAGGGTATATGTTATGGTAACCAATGCAAAGTATTCACTTCAAGCTAAAGACACCAGCCGCACAAAATCCCTCTCCTATCCtgctggtttgttacaatgtattggTGCACCCACAGGATCGTCTACAACTGTAACAAAACCTCTGCTGTGAGAAATGCggaactgacagcaagcagagatgtgcAAAATGGTGAGGAACCTCCTTTATGTAAATACGAAGGGATGGTGCAGGGGTTATGAGATCGCACTTTTAATCCTTGCTGGGCAATGTAGTTCAGTGACAGGGTGCTCCTTACCCGCCGTGCTCACAGAATGAGTGTGTGCACTCCCGGCTGCTCTTGTCCCACAGTTTTATGGTTTTGTCATCACTGGCAGACACGATCAGCCGTCCATCTGGTGAAAACCTAGAGGAGGAGAAAAAGAGTAGTGctgcaggaggaagaggtggaggagagtAGTGCTGCAAGAGGAGGAGAGTAGTGTTGCAAGAGAAGAATAgtgctgcaggaggaggaggtggaggagagtagTGCTGCAAGAGGAGGAGAgtagtgcaggaggaggagagtagtACTGTAAGAGAAGGAGAATAGTGCTGCAAGAAGAGGAGAATAGTGCTGCAAGAGGAGGAAGAGAGTAGAGCTGCAAGAGGAAGAGAGTAGTGCTGCAAGAGAAGGAGAGTAGAGCTGCAAGAGAAGGAGGAGAGTAGTGCTGCAAGAGAAGGAGGAGAGTAGTGCTGCAAGAGGAGGTGAGTAGtgttgcaggaggaggagagtaatGCTGCAAGAGAAGGAGGAGAGTAGTGCTACAGGAGGAAGAGAATAGTGCTGCAAGAGAAGGAGGAGAGTAGTGCtgcaagaggaggaggagagtagTGCGGCAAGAGGAGGAGAGTAGTGCGGCAAGAGGAGGAGAGTAGTGCGGCAAGAGGAGGAGAGTAGTGCGGCAAGAGGAGGAGAGTAGTGCGGCAAGAGGAGGAGAGTAGTGCGGCAAGAGGAGGAGAGTAGTGCGGCAAGAGGAGGAGAGTAGTGCGGCAAGAGGAGGAGAGTAGTGCGGCAAGAGGAGGAGAGTAGTGCGGCAAGAGGAGGAGAGTagtgcagcaggaggaggagagtagcGCTGCAAGAGTTGGAGGAGAGTAGTGCtgcaagaggaggaggagagtagTGCTGCAGAGGATGAAAATTCACTCAGCAAATGTTTCACCGGATCTGCATGAAGAGAAGCACCAGTTAGCTAAGGGCCACGTGGCCTGTCATGTGGACACTTGGACTTTATTGTCTTGTACTTATCCATGTGGCACAGAAGGTGCAGAACTGTGGTAGTCACATGTGGCCGGGTAACGGACTGACCGCTGACTGCTTGGCCACAGACCGGTGCGCGCAGGGACCCGAGAAGGCAGTGGGTATTACACATGTGCAGTGTTGTGCGGGCTATGTCCTGTCCCCTGTGCCGCCGCTGCAGAGCCCTTACCTGGCGCAGCGCACCCAGTTTATGTGCTGATTCAGGGAGAACAGGAACTTCTGCCTGTGCACCGTCCACACTTTCACCGTCTTGTCGTCGGACGCGGTGACCAGAGACTGCCCATCGCTGGAGAAACTGACGCTCCGCACCGTGCCCGTGTGGGCTTTAAACACGGTCGATTCTCCCTTCCTAGAAAAAGTCACACGTGAAATCATCTGGTGGTCTGAATACAGAGAATCGGCATTTATGTGCGGACCCCACAGGACTGATCGCTCCCCCCTGCTCTGCCGGTCTTGTAGGTGAATCTAAGAAATAGTGTAGCCACGACCAGCATCTCCTGCCATATTCTATATAGTAAGACTATAAGATTTACTGATGGAACATGGCCCAAACTGCCCCATGAGAAGAGCGGGGACCAGAAATCGTGTGCCAGGACCAAACGGCGACCATTCACTGCCCGGGTCATGTGAACGAGGATGTATGCAGGTCAGTGGCAGTAACTAAAtccaccaccagggggagaaagAGCTCCACAATTAGGAAAAGTGTTCAGAAATGTGTATCCCACCACTGACAACAAGCGGAGGTACGAGAACAAGACCCCGATACTCACACACTGGGGACCCACAGGCGGACGGTCTTATCCCTGGAAGCCGAAGCGAGGAGATGACCAGAGGGAGAGAACTCCACAGACATCACTGCATCCTTATGGCCCACAAAGCGGTAAGCCCTCATCTGAGGCTTCATGTTCCAAACCATCACACACGAGTCCATAGATCCACTGGCTGCAAGGAAATCATCACCATTACATatgtccaccagcagaatagtgagtgcagctctggggtataatacaggaggtaactcaggatcagtaatgtaatgtatgtacacagtgactgcaccagcagaatagtgagtgcagctctggagtataatacaggatgtaactcaggatcagtaatgtatgtacacagtgactgcaccagcagaatagtgagtgcagctctggggtataatacaggatgtaactcaggatcagtaatgtaatgtatgtacacagtgactgcaccagcagaatagtgagtgcagctctggggtataatacaggatgtaactcaggatcagtaatgtaatgtatgtacacagtgactgcaccagcagaatagtgagtgcagctctggggtataatacaggatgtaactcaggatcagtaatgtatgtacacagtgactgcagcagcagaatagtgagtgcagctctggagtataatacaggatgtaactcgggatcagtaatgtaatgtatgtacacagtgactgcaccagcagaatagtgagtgcagctctggagtataatacaggatgtaactcaggatcagtaatgtaatgtatgtacacagtgactgcaccagcagaatagtgagtgcagctctggggtataatacaggaggtaactcaggatcagtaatgtaatgtatgtacacagtgactgcaccagcagaatagtgagtgcagctctggagcataatacaagatgtaactcaggatcagtaatgtaatgtatgtacacagtgactgcaccagcagaatagtgagtgcagctctggagcataatacaagatgtaactcaggatcagtaatgtaatgtatgtacacagtgactgcaccagcagaataatgagtgctctTTGTAATtaaaataaatttggagccaatcagatgcctcctgATGACATTACATGATGGCTCAGTGTCTGCCgggatttctcagcattgaggacaccattaatcctgaccaaacacACAACTCCACTAGCAGAATTGAAGACCCAGATCTTCTGGACCCTCCACCTCTATCACTGCTCTGCAGATCCTCATTATTGAGGTTCCCGCcaatcactgaggctgcgttcccagccgggccccTGAACTGAGATCACCActggcacagtgagaaaaagtctcatggtgcagcgctgatctcaccgaggtccccgcagttcaggggcccggctgggaacgcagcctcagtgaccggagctaACCTCGataacgtcaccgctagtcactgaggctgcactcgcagcgGCTCATTCCTCAGTGATTCtctgcctggacggtcgcatcttgacaccgtccaggttgaaaactatttatccccagacatggattacggcatgggacagaacgtcgaataggtgagggatattgttgttttttattttagttttattacaggagacaagggattcagtgaAATTAGACGTTAAACTCacctaactgtgtttgttatttgtaAATAAAAAAGTAACAGTGTTTtgcttcaaataaaggactttatactgtctgtgtctttattgaccatataagtataggattagtaatggagaggtgtcttatagatgcttctccattactaagccatgggcttgatgtcacctgactatacaaaggtgacatcaaccccacaaatatgaacccaacttgccaccgctacaaggtaAGTGGGAAGAGGAGGTCAAAGCGCCAGAATTTGCACATCtaatacatgcgccttttctgggcggctgcgggctgctatttttaggctgggaggggtcaatatccatggccccttaccagcctgagaatactaacccccagctgtctgctttagcttgctggttgtcaaaaaatgtggGTGACTCCACACTGTTtatataaattatttaaataaattaaaaaaatcgaggtgaggacccctctattcttgataactagccttgctgaagctgaatgCTGAGgtttgcaacccccagctgtcagttttgcctggctggttatcaaatataaaggggaacccacgccgttttttttatttatattatttatttagagcacaggcgatggctgatgaatactcccatcagctgctcatgctcccactgttattagcggcagtaggCGAAGGCTgacgggagtagtagtcccatcagctgacgccagtgactggaggtaaactttttacctccgattccCACGCTGTTCTATTTGATCGCGAGGGAACTGAGgctctctgactggcagtaatgattttagGTGTTTGCCCATCTTTAGTGATAGgtggtcaccaaatactgatggacggaggcgacgggcggtcaccagatactgatggacggAGGCGACGGGcggccaccagatactgatggacggAGGCGACGGGcggccaccagatactgatggatggaggtgacgggcggtcaccagatactgatgacggaggtgacgggcggtcaccagatactgatggacggaggtgacgggtggtcaccagatactgatggatggaggtgacgggcggtcaccagatactgatgacggaggtgacgggcggtcaccagatactgatgacggaggtgacgggcggtcaccagatactgatggacggaggtgacgggtggtcaccagatactgatggatggaggtgacgggcggtcaccagatactgatgacggaggtgacgggcggtcaccagatactgatggatggaggcgacgggtggtcaccagatactgatggatggaggtgacgggcggtcaccagatactgatggatggaggtgacgggcggtcaccagatattgatggacagaggcgacgggtggtcaccagatactgatgacggaggtgacgggcggtcaccagatactgatggatggaggcaacgggtggtcaccagatactgatggacggAGGTtactggcggtcaccagatactgatgacggaggtgacgggcggtcaccagatactgatggacggaggtgacgggcggtcaccagatactgatggacggaggtgacgggcggtcaccagatactgatgatggaggtgatgggcggtcaccagatactgatgatggaggtgatgggcggtcactagACACTGCTGGCATTCACTTTTCAATGTTCTTCCTGCGGTGCGGCAGTCTCTTGCCTGTGTCGGTCACTCACCGATCTGCTTCATGTTGGGGTTGAAGTCAGCGCTGGTGACGGTGTCTCGGTGCCCTTTGAAGCTCCGCTCCAGAGATGGATCCTCCTGAGGAGAGAGGTCAGAGGTTTGTCAGAAAGCAGTGATGGCGGCCGGACGTGGGACACGTATTGGCAGTGACATGGCACAGGATGGGTTATAATGAGGTGACATGACGGGTATTACCGAGGTGCGGTCTGAGGCGATCGGAGGGGCGGTCTGAGGCGATCGGAGGGGCGGTCTGAGGCGCTCGGTCGGTGGGGCGGTCGGGCGCGCGGTCTGAGGCGCTCGGTCGGTGGGGCGGTCTGAGGCGCTCGGTCGGTGGGGCGGTCTGAGGCGCTCGGTCGGTGGGGCGGTCTGAGGCGCTCGGTCGGTGGGGCGGTCTGAGGCGCTCGGTCGGTGGGGCGGTCTGAGGCGCTCGGTCGGTGGGGCGGTCTGAGGCGCTCGGTCGGTGGGGCGGTCTGAGGCGCTCGGTCGGTGGGGCGGTCTGAGGCGCTCGGTCGGTGGGGCGGTCTGAGGCGCTCGGTCGGTGGGGCGGTCTGAGGCGCTCGGTCGGTGGGGCGGTCTGAGGCGCTCGGTCGGTGGGGCGGTCTGAGGCGCTCGGTCGGTGGGGCGGTCTGAGGCGCTCGGTCGGTGGGGCGGTCTGAGGCGCTCGGTCGGTGGGGCGGTCTGAGGCGCGCGGTCGGTGGGGCGGTCTGAGGCGCTTGGTCTGAGGCGCGCGGTCTGAGGCGCTCGGTCGGTGGGGCGGTCTGAGGCGCTCGGTCGGTGGGGCGGTCTGAGGCGCTCGGTCGGTGGGGCGGTCTGAGGCGCTCGGTCGGTGGGGCGGTCTGAGGCGCTCGGTCGGTGGGGCGGTCTGAGGCGCTCGGTCGGTGGGGCGGTCTGAGGCGCGCGGTCGGTGGGGCGGTCTGAGGCGCTTGGTCTGAGGCGCGCGGTCTGAGGCGCTCGGTCGGTGGGGCGGTCTGAGGCGCTCGGTCGGTGGGGCGGTCTGAGGCGCGCGGTCGGTGGGGTGGTCTGAGGCGCTCGGTCGGTGGGGCGGTCTGAGGCGCTCGGTCGGTGGGGCGGTCTGAGGCGCTCGGTCGGTGGGGCGGTCTGAGGCGCTCGGTCGGTGGGGCGGTCTGAGGCGCTCGGTCGGTGGGGCGGTCTGAGGCGCTCGGTCGGTGGGGCGGTCTGAGGCGCTCGGTCGGTGGGGCGGTCTGAGGCGCTCGGTCGGTGGGGCGGTCTGAGGCGCTCGGTCGGTGGGGCGGTCTGAGGCGCGCGGTCGGTGGGGCGGTCTGAGGCGCTCGGTCGGTGGGGCGGTCTGAGGCGCTCGGTCGGTGGGGCGGTCTGAGGCGCTCGGTCGGTGGGGCGGTCTGAGGCGCTCGGTCGGTGGGGCGGTCTGAGGCGCTCGGTCGGTGGGGCGGTCTGAGGCGCTCGGTCGGTGGGGCGGTCTGAGGCGCTCGGTCGGTGGGGCGGTCTGAGGCGCTCGGTCGGTGGGGCGGTCTGAGGCGCTCGGTCGGTGGGGCGGTCTGAGGCGCTCGGTCGGTGGGGCGGTCTGAGGCGCACGGTCTGAGGCGCTCGGTCTGAGGCGCGCGGTCTGAGGCGCGCGGTCGGTGGGGCGGTCTGAGGCGCTCGGTCGGTGGGGCGGTCTGAGGCGCGCGGTCGGTGGGGCGGTCTGAGGCTCTGTCTGAGGGGCAGTCGGTCGCGCGGTCAGTGTGGAGCAGGACACGGAGGATTTGTGCAGCAGACGCTCCGCACAGGGACGTGACCTCCGGGCTGAGGAGCAATGACAGGCACGGGCCCTCCCGGGGACGTGGGGACATTTACACGGACCCCCGGGGGTCGCACAGACATAGGGGCGCTGACAGAAGATAACATCACAGGGAAACGTGgggaactacaactctcagcaagtGAGACCCTGCTGGGTGCTGTGGTCCCTGCACTGCGCACTCACCGGCTGCTCCATTGCTCCGGCCGCCGCCGTCTCCTCTCCGCACTGATCACACTACAAATCTGCCGCTCCGCGCCTGTTAACCCCTCATGCGCCGCCTCCGCCGCTCTCTTCACTGATCAGCAATGGCGGCTCCTGCCGTCCAGACACCGAGGGGTTAAGGAGTGCGAGCGCCGCGCTAGCCGCCTCCAAACTGATTGGCTGAAAAACATGAAGGCGTGGCTAACGGACGACGCGTTGCTAGGTTACGGGATAGAACGGAAGTCACTCTGCTGGTAGAGCACACACCTACGTCACTGCCTATAGAGCTGAAAATACCAGAATGCACCGCGGGGGAGTGAGGCGGGAGGTGTGAGGTATCAATCCCAGCAATCCCTGCAGCTGGTTACTGCGCATGCTCTAAAGCTCCTAAGTTTCACAtcgtgctgggacttgtagttccatcagCAGGTGTTACAGTTCAGGAGACCTCAGTCATGTGATCCCGGCCACAACTGCCAGACTGAGGCCTTCAAGAATGTCAGTGACTGTCCCCGGGTGTAAGGGGGTCTCGTGTCCTGTAACAGGTTTGTGTCCTAGTAACGGGGGCTCGTTTCCTATAATGGGGTCTCATGTCCTGATAGAGGGGCTTGTGTCCTGTAAAAGGGGCTTGTTTCCTATATCGGGGGGTCCGTGTCCTGTAACGGGGGCTTGAGGCCTGTAACAAGCCTTGTGTCCTGTTAGGGGGTCTGGTGTCCCAGTACCGGGGTCCTGTACGCGGG
Coding sequences:
- the POC1A gene encoding POC1 centriolar protein homolog A, translated to MEQPEDPSLERSFKGHRDTVTSADFNPNMKQIASGSMDSCVMVWNMKPQMRAYRFVGHKDAVMSVEFSPSGHLLASASRDKTVRLWVPSVKGESTVFKAHTGTVRSVSFSSDGQSLVTASDDKTVKVWTVHRQKFLFSLNQHINWVRCARFSPDGRLIVSASDDKTIKLWDKSSRECTHSFCEHGGFVNFVDFHPSGTCVAAAATDNTVKVWDIRMNKLIQHYQVHSAAVNSLSFHPSGNYLITSSNDSTLKILDLLEGRLLYTLHGHQGAVTCVKFSREGQFFASGGSDEQIMVWKTNFDSSTYSDVLKQKRRDIFMNGADAKASSAPLHPPHPAQEQPTVTEENLGSLGPPGPQSDSYTMKNVANTLEHIVGQLDILTQTVGILEQRLSLTEDKLRECMARQERRPGTDT